The genomic stretch TACTCCAACCAGCAGTGGCGGAGCATGGCAGACCTGCCGGTGGACGGCACGACGTTCGGCCGGCTGGTAGAGCTGGAGACCAAGGGCGGCCTGGTGGTCGCCGCCGACCAGGCGTCCCTGGACGGCCTGGCACGGCTCGCCACGCAGCAGCGGGACCTCGGAATCGAGGCGGCAGCCGTGCCCGGGGATCGGCTACGGGAGTTCGAGCCGCACCTGACCGACGACGTCGCCGGTGGCTACCGATACCCCCAGGACCTGCAGGTGCAGCCCATGCTCGCCGCCGCGCACCTGCTACGGCTGGCCCGCCGGTCCGGTGCCACGGTGCTGCCCCACGAACCGGTCACCGGTGTCCTGCGGGTCGGCGAGCGGGTCGTCGGCGTGCGAACGCCCCGGCGCGACATCCCCGCCGCAGCCGTACTCAACGCCGCCGGCACCTGGGCCGGGAAGATCGCCACTCTGGCCGGCGTCCCGCTCCCGATCGCGCCGCGACGCGGCTACATCCTGGTCACCGAGCCACTCCCGCCAGTCATCCGACACAAGGTGTACCTCGCCGACTACGTCGCCGACGTGGCCAGCGACTCGGCCGACCTGCAGTCGTCGACGGTGGTCGAGGGCACCCGGGCCGGCACCGTTCTCATCGGCGCCACCCGGGAACGGGTCGGCCTCGACCGGAGCATCTCGGTGCCCGCGTTGCGGCAGCTCGCCGCCGGCGCGGTCCGGCTGTTCCCGTTCCTACGCGACGTCGCGGTGATCCGCGCGTACCGCGGCTTCCGGCCGTACTGCCCCGATCACCTCCCGGTGATCGGCGCGGATCCGCGCGCGCCGGGGCTGCACCACGCCTGTGGCCACGAGGGCGCCGGCATCGGCCTCTCCCTGGGCACCGCGCGGCTCATCACGCAGGGCCTGATCGGCGAGCCGCCCGAGATCGACCTGAGCCCGTTCCGCCCCGACCGCTTCGGCCCGGAGGTGCCCCGATGAGCCACCCCGACCAGTTCGAGATCTTCCTCGACGGCACGCCGCTGCCCTGCCGCGACGGCTGGACCGTCGGTGCCGCGCTCACCGCCGCC from Micromonospora craniellae encodes the following:
- a CDS encoding NAD(P)/FAD-dependent oxidoreductase — encoded protein: MPSHAPRAGTPGPADLVVVGAGIVGAACAYHASRAGLSVTVVDSGPITGGTTGAGEGNILVSDKEPGPELDLALYSNQQWRSMADLPVDGTTFGRLVELETKGGLVVAADQASLDGLARLATQQRDLGIEAAAVPGDRLREFEPHLTDDVAGGYRYPQDLQVQPMLAAAHLLRLARRSGATVLPHEPVTGVLRVGERVVGVRTPRRDIPAAAVLNAAGTWAGKIATLAGVPLPIAPRRGYILVTEPLPPVIRHKVYLADYVADVASDSADLQSSTVVEGTRAGTVLIGATRERVGLDRSISVPALRQLAAGAVRLFPFLRDVAVIRAYRGFRPYCPDHLPVIGADPRAPGLHHACGHEGAGIGLSLGTARLITQGLIGEPPEIDLSPFRPDRFGPEVPR